A stretch of the Daphnia magna isolate NIES unplaced genomic scaffold, ASM2063170v1.1 Dm_contigs186, whole genome shotgun sequence genome encodes the following:
- the LOC116934194 gene encoding apolipoprotein D gives MANLCAFISLAAFLAVGIPSLVMGQVVLPGECPKYATQARFNPAQFIVSRWYEISRYPSAFEDDTRCSVVDIKPSRQGALKMSFKGISTTDGGATVAAGNAYFDYGELSKFVVQIPVISWNTTLPIRFWIISTDYTNYAVAWSCNPLCTGFRQEQLWVLGKQTTLPATVWETVNSQFFAKGPFKASNLIPVDQKDCPSIL, from the exons ATGGCAAACTTGTGTGCATTCATTTCGTTGGCTGCATTTCTGGCTGTCGGAATACCATCGCTGGTTATGGGCCAGGTAGTTTTACCCGGTGAATGCCCAAAATACGCGACGCAGGCTCGGTTTAATCCAGCTCAG TTCATCGTTTCGAGGTGGTACGAGATCAGTCGGTATCCGTCGGCTTTTGAAGATGACACCAGGTGTTCTGTGGTGGACATAAAGCCTTCGAGACAAGGTGCTCTCAAGATGTCTTTCAAGGGAATCAGTACTAC GGATGGTGGCGCTACAGTGGCTGCAGGCAATGCTTATTTCGACTACGGTGAATTGAGCAAATTCGTCGTTCAGATTCCCGTCATTAGCTGGAATA CAACTTTGCCCATTCGTTTCTGGATTATCTCCACTGATTACACGAACTACGCGGTGGCCTGGAGTTGCAATCCTCTTTGCACCGGATTCCGACAAG AACAACTTTGGGTTTTGGGTAAGCAAACGACACTACCAGCAACTGTTTGGGAGACAGTCAACTCGCAGTTCTTCGCCAAAGGACCTTTCAAAGCGAGCAATCTGATTCCGGTCGACCAGAAAGACTGCCCATCAATTTTGTAG
- the LOC116927896 gene encoding uncharacterized protein LOC116927896, translating to MKLTLILLVCFVGVTYQQGYAWSPFHRHSPRLYLSNNYHENDRQLPAKSAYDFELADSLATYDDDEIASSLSDVQARIPFGSARKAQKKFFVTSVFPNSLFPFNFRPVTVTTLTTTALSVITSTAVLATVQSCIPAAQFLTQQAAGGPMVFTTACGRRRRGIDQPDRQIETQFDDSISPTAVLPLATSSVAPSFDGYDDVQPELRSSQTNLEEDQRQIFRVDAGNARQRRGLSLVLTVTLTSTSYSFSTTTLKKTVNLSGTGQLSCLPAGFAVC from the exons ATGAAATTGACGTTGATCCTTCTCGTTTGCTTCGTGGGGGTTACCTACCAACAAGGATACGCGTGGTCACCTTTCCATCGTCACTCACCGCGCCTTTATCTGTCCAACAATTACCATGAAAATGACCGCCAGCTCCCTGCCAAGTCTGCCTACGATTTTGAG TTAGCAGATTCTCTGGCCACGTATGACGATGATGAAATTGCTTCTTCACTATCCGACGTCCAGGCGAGAATTCCGTTTGGCAGCGCCAGGAAAGcgcaaaagaaatttttcgttaCCAGCGTATTTCCCAACTCGTTGTTCCCGTTTAACTTTCGACCTGTGACCGTCACAACCTTAACCACCACCGCCCTTTCTGTCATAACGTCAACGGCTGTGCTTGCCACCGTGCAGTCGTGCATTCCTGCTGCACAGTTCCTTACTCAACAAGCAGCGGGAGGCCCCATGGTATTTACGACTGCTTGCGGCCGTCGAAGACGCGGCATCGACCAGCCAGACAGACAAATCGAAACACAATTCGATGATTCGATATCACCGACTGCAGTTTTACC ATTGGCCACAAGCAGCGTCGCACCCAGTTTTGACGGGTATGACGATGTCCAGCCGGAACTAAGGTCGTCGCAGACAAATCTTGAAGAAGACCAGCGCCAGATATTTCGTGTTGACGCGGGTAACGCGCGTCAACGTCGCGGCTTGAGCCTGGTACTGACTGTTACGTTAACCTCCACATCCTACTCGTTTTCCACTACGACCCTGAAGAAAACGGTGAATTTGAGTGGGACAGGACAACTGTCTTGTTTGCCAGCAGGTTTCGCAGTATGTTAG